Proteins from one Aspergillus nidulans FGSC A4 chromosome VIII genomic window:
- a CDS encoding bL32 family ribosomal protein (transcript_id=CADANIAT00001213) translates to MALQLSSARFPRILPRFPKSARFFSMSLSTQPSVLFSAALRPAAFTLNVPGILSDLWEFVLRAVPKKKTSHMKKRHRQMAGKALKDVKNLNTCPSCGQIKRSHVLCQHCVENIKKQWGKTQLA, encoded by the exons ATGGCTCTGCAACTTTCCTCCGCGCGATTCCCTCGAATACTGCCGCGATTTCCGAAATCAGCAAGATTTTTCAGCATGAGTCTCTCCACACAACCTTCAGTTTTATTTTCCGCTGCGCTTCGTCCGGCCGCTTTTACTCTGAACGTACCTGGTATTTTATCGGATTTATGGGAGTTTGTGCTCCGAGCTGTCCCCAAAAAGAAGACATCCCACATGAAGAAGCGACATAGGCAGATGGCTGGCAAGGCTCTGAAGGACGTCAAGAACCTCAACACCTGCCCCTCATGTGGACAAATCAAACGCTCTCATGTTCTATGCCAACACTGCGTTGAGA ATATCAAGAAACAATGGGGTAAAACTCAATTGGCGTGA
- the aspD gene encoding septin CDC10 (transcript_id=CADANIAT00001212) — protein MATTSSAPSTVFPRSHVGFDSITSQIERKLLKRGFQFNVMCVGQTGLGKSTLINTIFASHLIDSKGRLTPNEPVRSTTEIQTVSHIIEENGVRLRLNIVDTPGYGDQVNNDRCWDPIVKYIKDQHSAYLRKELTAQRDRYIQDTRIHCCLFFIQPSGHALKPIDIVVLKKLSDVVNVVPVIAKADSLTLEERQAFKERIKEEFAFHNLKMYPYDNDELDDEERAVNARIKDIIPFAVVGSEKTIVVNGQPVRGRQNRWGVINVEDESHCEFVSLRNFLTRTHLQDLIETTSQIHYETFRAKQLLALKESSAAGGHTSGSRPISPSADRELSRNSQRVTMNGY, from the exons atggcCACTACAAGTTCCGCCCCGTCTACTGTCTTCCCGCGGAGCCATGTCGGTTTCGATAGCATCACGTCTCAGATCGAACggaagctgctgaagcgcGGCTTCCAGTTCAATGTCATGTGTGTTG GACAGACAGGTCTTGGGAAATCCACTCTGATTAACACTATCTTCGCCTCGCACCTCATCGACTCGAAAGGTCGCTTGACCCCTAACGAACCCGTACGGTCGACCACAGAGATTCAAACTGTTTCCCATA TCATTGAGGAGAATGGCGTCCGTCTCAGACTCAACATCGTGGACACTCCCGGATATGGTGACCAAGTCAATAATGACAGATG TTGGGACCCAATTGTGAAATATATCAAGGACCAGCACTCGGCATACCTCCGCAAAGAGCTTACTGCGCAGCGTGACCGCTACATCCAAGATACCCGCATTCACTGCTGTCTGTTTTTCATCCAGCCCTCCGGCCATGC TCTGAAACCTATTGATATCGTCgttctgaagaagctgtccGACGTTGTCAATGTCGTGCCTGTGATCGCCAAAGCCGATTCGCTCACCCTCGAAGAACGCCAGGCGTTCAAGGAGCGAATTAAGGAGGAGTTTGCCTTCCACAACCTCAAGATGTACCCGTACGACAatgatgagcttgacgatgaggaaCGTGCTGTAAATGCCCGCATTAAG GACATCATTCCTTTTGCCGTTGTTGGAAGTGAGAAGACTATCGTCGTGAACGGCCAACCTGTCCGTGGGCGTCAAAACCGCTGGGGTGTCATCaatgtggaggatgagagcCACTGCGAATTTGTTTCACTGCGGAACTTCCTTACCCGTACCCATCTTCAAGATCTTATCGAAACGACAAGCCAGATCCATTACGAGACCTTCCGTGCCAAGCAGCTTCTGGCATTGAAGGAGAGCAGCGCTGCGGGCGGTCACACTAGCGGCAGCCGGCCGATTAGTCCCTCCGCTGACAGGGAACTAAGCCGCAACTCGCAGCGTGTCACGATGAACGGCTACTAG
- a CDS encoding protein spc25 (transcript_id=CADANIAT00001214), protein MSSFDPSLSTSGMRPPLASATAPSMADSLPSINFGFEELRSRMAQFTAQFDAFIERGRKQVLEERNQFKIGLAELQEDERMRQRDIEILNLKSQTHEQTLQKEAAEAAEMHAAVSSVTLERDSRLTKRDRLKQQIEETQKAINQKLEAQRSHSRYLDAQARLNVPELEFWQDYLCLRIEGAGREDRLKFVYSHLLEKDWEAEAWFELGTSSRDYEVFHSRPKLDREYLDRELDILNEDRDFGAFLKRMRRLFIEALK, encoded by the exons ATGTCCTCATTTGATCCATCACTTTCGACAAGCGGTATGCGGCCTCCTCTGGCCTCTGCAACAGCGCCCTCAATGGCCGACTCGCTTCCTAGCATCAACTTTGGGTTTGAGGAATTGCGCAGTCGCATGGCCCAGTTTACAGCACAGTTTGATGCATTTATCGAACGAGGTAGGAAACAAGTTTTGGAAGAGAGGAATCAGTTCAAGATTGGTCTAGCTGAGCTACAAG AGGATGAACGGATGAGGCAACGAGACATTGAAATCCTCAATCTTAAATCACAAACCCACGAACAGACCCTTCAGAAAGAGGCCGCGGAAGCCGCCGAAATGCACGCTGCCGTTTCATCTGTCACGTTAGAACGTGACTCCCGTCTCACGAAACGCGACCGGCTTAAGCAACAGATTGAGGAAACACAGAAAGCCATCAATCAAAAATTGGAAGCGCAGAGAAGTCACTCTCGCTATCTTGACGCACAGGCGCGTCTCAACGTTCCGGAGCTTGAATTTTGGCAAGATTATTTGTGCTTACGAATTGAAGGTGCGGGTAGAGAAGATCGGTTGAAGTTCGTTTATAGtcatctgctggagaaggattggGAGGCTGAAGCATGGTTTGAACTTGGCACCTCCAGCCGCGACTATGAAGTATTCCATTCACGACCCAAGTTGGATAGGGAATATTTGGACCGGGAGTTAGACATATTGAATGAGGACCGCGACTTTGGCGCTTTCTTGAAAAGGATGCGCAGGTTATTCATCGAGGCACTGAAATGA
- a CDS encoding guanylate kinase (transcript_id=CADANIAT00001211): MHTFSKICGTLSAPVKRPAILFHFQRYTMATSAVQKFRPVVVSGPSGTGKSTLLKRLFAEYPDTFGFSVSHTTRAPRPGEQHGREYYFTTKEDFLDLVSKNGFIEHAQFGGNYYGTSVQAVKDIAAKERICILDIEMEGVKQVKKTDLNARFLFLAPPSVDELERRLRSRGTETEESLQKRLTQAKNELEYAKQPGAHDKIIVNDDLESAYTELKDYIVDGGNFGSEA; encoded by the exons ATGCATACCTTTTCGAAAATTTGTGGAACATTGTCAGCACCTGTCAAGCGCCCAGCAATCTTATTCCACTTCCAAAGATATACAATGGCTACTAGTGCAG TACAAAAATTCCGCCCCGTAGTAGTGTCGGGTCCCTCTGGAACTGGCAAATCAACCCTACTCAAGAGGCTTTTCGCCGAGTATCCCGACACCTTCGGATTCTCTGTTTCTC ACACGACTAGAGCCCCTCGGCCTGGCGAGCAACATGGCCGTGAGTACTATTTCACGACAAAGGAGGACTTCCTCGACCTAGTGAGCAAAAATGGCTTTATCGAGCATGCCCAGTTTGGCGGCAACTATTACGGGACAAGTGTGCAGGCCGTGAAGGATATCGCGGCAAAAGAAAGGATCTGTATCCTAGACATCGAAATGGAG GGGGTGAAGCAAGTGAAGAAAACCGATTTAAACGCGAGATTCTTATTTCTTGCGCCGCCATCTGTCGACGAGCTAGAGAGGAGATTGCGTAGCCGCGGCACCGAGACAGAAGAGAGCTTGCAAAAACGGTTGACGCAGGCGAAGAACGAGCTTGAGTATGCAAAGCAACCTGGCGCGCACGATAAGATAATCGTCAACGATGACTTGGAGTCCGCGTACACGGAATTGAAGGACTATATTGTTGATGGTGGGAATTTTGGATCCGAGGCATAG
- a CDS encoding putative Golgi matrix protein (transcript_id=CADANIAT00001210) codes for MPEGGKSKNKNKARQPDAADVNTSDDNRSGLSGANDVQPDTTDSHTPEETTNGKEIDANSTDHGHADIESDDSRAKSPILEALRSKDRFDALVRDRDSLRAEVTDMRKSLEEIQSKHRTDMQALQSKLDDAESKKEHAESQYRGLLERVNTIKAQLGERLKEDAEEISQARSRIEELEEQNSSTKEEYEAKISELSEENQRMAKELSELRERTNLSQQNWLREKDDLLEQESYLQSEFEQAKEAMHNWEVLAMEERSIRENLGEKVIDLEEQLTTLKDAYERTSAERDSQAAAVDGLQRALQEIQAARKQELRELVESSDAQLEGLKQSLNEAKSKESEAMKSLQDLQQELERVRPFEKEVREKNLLIGKLRHEAVTLNDHLTKALRFLKKGKPEDNVDRHIVTNHLLHFLALDRSDPKKFQILQLIAALLGWSDEQREQAGLARPGASGASARLRVPGSPMHRTPSTPSLATEFRDNGAASKESLAELWSNFLEQESQASSHDNSPLTK; via the exons ATGCCTGAGG GGGGAaaatccaagaacaagaacaaggctcGCCAACCCGACGCCGCCGATGTGAATACTTCGGATGATAATAGGAGTGGTCTATCGGGAGCGAAT GACGTACAGCCAGACACGACGGACAGTCACACGCCCGAGGAGACTACAAATGGGAAAGAGATTGATGCCAATTCGACTGACCATGGACACGCCGATATTGAATCCGACGATTCCAGAGCAAAGTCGCCGATTTTGGAAGCTCTCCGATCCAAGGACCGCTTTGACGCCCTTGTAAGAGACCGAGATTCGTTGCGCGCCGAGGTGACCGATATGCGGAAGTCCTTGGAAGAGATACAATCGAAGCACCGTACAGATATGCAGGCTTTACAGAGCAAACTGGATGATGCCGAGAGTAAAAAGGAGCACGCGGAGTCTCAGTACCGTGGCTTACTCGAAAGGGTGAATACCATTAAAGCGCAGCTTGGCGAGCGTCTCAAGGAAGATGCT GAGGAGATTTCCcaggcgaggtcgaggataGAGGAATTGGAGGAACAGAATTCAAGCACGAAAGAAGAATATGAGGCTAAGATCTCGGAGCTGTCGGAGGAAAACCAGCGCATGGCTAAAGAGCTTTCGGAACTACGCGAACGAACGAACCTCTCGCAACAAAACTGGCTTAGGGAAAAAGATGACCTTTTAGAGCAGGAGTCGTACCTCCAGTCTGAATTCGAGCAAGCAAAGGAGGCTATGCATAATTGGGAAGTGCTCGCCATGGAGGAACGTTCGATCAGAGAGAATCTTGGGGAAAAGGTTATAGACCTAGAGGAACAGTTGACTACTCTGAAGGACGCGTATGAAAGAACTTCTGCTGAGCGAGATTCTCAAGCAGCGGCTGTGGATGGGTTACAGCGCGCTCTTCAAGAAATCCAGGCCG CACGAAAACAAGAGCTTCGTGAACTAGTCGAAAGCTCTGATGCTCAGCTCGAGGGACTAAAGCAGTCACTTAATGAGGCCAAATCGAAAGAGTCAGAGGCAATGAAGTCTCTACAAGACCTCCAACAAGAGCTTGAGAGGGTCCGGCCATTCGAAAAAGAAGTCAGGGAGAAGAACCTCCTGATCGGCAAACTCCGACACGAAGCTGTCACTCTGAATGACCACTTGACAAAAGCGCTGCGGTTCCTCAAGAAGGGGAAGCCCGAAGATAATGTTGACCG GCATATTGTCACAAATCATTTACTCCACTTCCTGGCGCTTGACCGGTCGGATCCAAAAAAGTTTCAGATTCTACAACTCATCGCGGCGTTGTTGGGGTGGTCAGATG AACAGCGTGAGCAGGCAGGGTTGGCTCGTCCAGGAGCGTCTGGAGCCTCGGCTAGGCTCCGGGTTCCTGGCTCACCCATGCATCGTACGCCTAGTACGCCAAGTTTAGCGACTGAATTTCGGGATAATGGGGCAGCAAGCAAGGAATCACTTGCAGAATTGTGGTCCAATTTTCTCGAACAAGAATCACAAGCCTCTTCCCATGATAATAGTCCATTGACGAAGTGA